One genomic segment of Pristis pectinata isolate sPriPec2 chromosome 38, sPriPec2.1.pri, whole genome shotgun sequence includes these proteins:
- the LOC127586984 gene encoding fermitin family homolog 3-like — MALGGIKTASGDYIDASWELKIAVEELGPDADPITLRVTGDIHVGGVILQLVEKIDIKKNWSDHALWWEQKNNWVLKTNWTLDKCGIQADAKLHFTTQSKSIRLQLPNMKTVRLKASFSSPLFRSVVGICEILDIRHPEELSLLRPVDDPNQKKKKKDQDNEQEEVVDLEKFITPQASKNQRYHHPNGVHYLRETEEGEAGYRILAVSQPNVAPEVLAKMNRPSSVIDKAQVHSRWLDSSRSLMSQGIKENDRLLLRFKYYSFYDLDTKYDVVRINQLYEQARWAVLLEEIECTEEEMMMFGALQYHINKRSQSGEIEDTQKDSELDEVEAALSTLEVKLEGSSPKDVLDSITSIPELRDNLKLFRPKKLTLKAYKQYWCIFKEMTISCYKNQEAFGEPIHQMNLKGCEVAPDVNIAAQKFCIKLLIPAPEGMNEVILRCENEEQYAKWMAACRLAAKNKTMADSSYQSEVQNIRSFLTMQKTNSKPQAAAEAGAEDINTKSLVSHRYQKKYKIKQLSPRILEAYQNVDQLSLMEAKMKFIQAWQSLPEFGLSYFVVRFKGCKKEEVLGIAPNRLIRIDLGVGDVVKTWRFNNMRQWNVNWDIRQVAIEFDENINIAFSCLTADCKIVHEYIGGYIFLSTRAKDQSEVLNEELFLKLTGGHEAL, encoded by the exons ATGGCACTGGGTGGCATCAAGACTGCCAGCGGAGACTACATCGACGCATCGTGGGAGCTGAAGATCGCGGTCGAGGAACTGGGTCCTGATGCAGACCCCATTACCCTGCGAGTCACGGGCGATATCCATGTTGGTGGTGTCATTCTGCAATTGGTGGAAAAAATTG ATATCAAGAAGAATTGGTCAGACCATGCCCTGTGGTGGGAGCAGAAGAACAACTGGGTCCTCAAGACCAACTGGACCCTGGACAAGTGTGGGATCCAGGCCGACGCCAAGCTCCACTTCACCACCCAATCCAAGtccatccggctgcagctccccAACATGAAGACGGTGAGGCTCAAGGCAAGTTTCTCCAGCCCCCTGTTCCGGTCTGTGGTCGGCATCTGTGAAATACTCG ACATCCGGCACCCAGAGGAACTGTCCCTCCTCAGGCCAGTGGACGACCCCaaccagaagaagaagaagaaagatcaGGACAACGagcaggaggaggtggtggacctGGAGAAATTCATAACGCCTCAAGCCTCAAAGA ACCAGCGGTACCACCACCCGAACGGAGTTCACTACCTGCGGGAGACGGAGGAGGGAGAGGCCGGCTACAGGATCCTGGCCGTCAGTCAGCCCAACGTGGCGCCCGAGGTGTTGGCAAAGATGAACCGGCCAAGCTCTGTCATCGACAAGGCCCAGGTCCACAGCAG GTGGTTGGATTCCTCCCGATCGCTGATGTCTCAGGGCATCAAGGAGAATGACAGGCTTCTGCTGCGTTTCAAGTACTACAGCTTCTATGACCTGGACACCAAG TACGACGTGGTGAGGATTAACCAGCTGTACGAGCAGGCAAGGTGGGCCGTCCTTCTGGAGGAGATAGAGTGCACAGAGGAGGAAATGATGATGTTTGGAGCTCTGCAG TATCACATAAACAAACGTTCGCAGTCAGGGGAGATCGAGGACACCCAGAAGGACTCTGAGCTGGATGAGGTGGAGGCAGCACTGTCCACGCTGGAAGTGAAATTGGAGGGATCGAGCCCAAAGGATGTCCTG GACAGCATCACCTCGATTCCCGAGCTACGAGACAACCTCAAGCTCTTCAG GCCCAAGAAGCTAACACTGAAAGCCTACAAGCAGTACTGGTGTATATTTAAAGAGATGACCATATCCTGCTACAAAAATCAGGAAGCCTTTGGCGAGCCAATTCACCAGATGAACCTCAAAG GTTGTGAGGTCGCCCCCGATGTCAACATCGCCGCTCAGAAGTTCTGCATCAAGCTCCTGATCCCAGCTCCGGAAGGGATGAACGAGGTTATTCTGCGCTGTGAGAAC GAGGAACAGTACGCCAAGTGGATGGCAGCCTGTCGGTTAGCGGCCAAGAATAAAACGATGGCGGACAGCTCGTACCAGAGTGAGGTTCAGAACATCCGCTCCTTCCTGACAATGCAGAAAACCAACTCCAAGCCCCAGGCAGCAGCGGAGGCAGGAGCCGAGGACATTAATACCAAGTCACTGGTGTCCCACCGGTATCAGAAGAAGTACAAGATCAAACAG TTGTCTCCTCGCATCCTGGAGGCCTACCAGAACGTTGACCAACTCTCGCTCATGGAAGCCAAGATGAAGTTCATCCAGGCCTGGCAGTCCCTCCCGGAGTTTGGCCTGTCCTACTTCGTCGTCAG GTTCAAGGGCtgtaagaaggaggaggtgctgggCATCGCGCCCAACCGGCTGATTCGCATCGACCTTGGTGTGGGCGACGTGGTGAAGACCTGGAGGTTCAACAACATGAGGCAGTGGAACGTCAACTGGGACATTCGGCAg